From the Candidatus Zixiibacteriota bacterium genome, one window contains:
- the pdhA gene encoding pyruvate dehydrogenase (acetyl-transferring) E1 component subunit alpha translates to MFKDFDPLQGKRLEIMNINGEIVAQKWMPKISDEKIVEAYKTMLYARIGDLKAVSYQRQGRLYTLPTNIGQEAAAVGSAMAIEKNDWMVPAYRELGAWLVKGATMRHYFYYFGGSEEGSRFPEGTRLLPVSVPISSQLTHAAGIGHSINYKGEKDVVITYFGDGGSSQGDFHEGLNWAAVFNCPVIFFCNNNGYAISLPRKKQTKARTIAQKAIAYEIPGIQIDGNDFFAVYRATSEAARYAREGHGPVLIEAVTYRRGAHTTSDDPTKYRSAEEEKEWEQKDPLLRLRKYLESKNLWDEKSEQDHTEESTADIESQFKEYEQFEGTPLEDIFKYQLEEMPDSLKSQMVDMRNFINRKEG, encoded by the coding sequence ATGTTCAAAGACTTCGATCCGCTGCAGGGTAAGCGGCTCGAAATCATGAACATTAACGGCGAGATTGTGGCCCAGAAGTGGATGCCGAAGATCTCGGACGAGAAGATCGTCGAAGCGTACAAAACTATGCTCTACGCGCGCATCGGTGATCTCAAGGCTGTCTCGTATCAGAGACAGGGGCGACTCTACACACTCCCGACCAATATCGGTCAGGAGGCCGCTGCTGTCGGTAGCGCGATGGCAATAGAGAAGAACGACTGGATGGTGCCGGCATACCGCGAACTTGGCGCATGGCTCGTCAAGGGCGCAACCATGAGGCACTATTTCTACTATTTCGGCGGAAGCGAAGAGGGGAGCCGGTTTCCCGAAGGGACACGACTCCTGCCGGTTTCTGTGCCGATCTCCTCACAATTGACTCATGCCGCCGGCATCGGCCATTCTATCAATTACAAAGGCGAAAAAGACGTCGTCATCACATACTTCGGCGATGGGGGGTCATCGCAGGGTGATTTCCACGAGGGACTCAACTGGGCCGCAGTCTTCAACTGCCCCGTGATATTCTTCTGCAACAACAATGGCTACGCCATATCGCTTCCGAGAAAAAAGCAGACAAAAGCTCGTACAATCGCGCAGAAGGCGATAGCCTATGAAATCCCCGGAATTCAAATCGACGGGAACGATTTCTTCGCAGTATACAGAGCAACATCTGAAGCGGCAAGATACGCTCGCGAAGGGCACGGCCCGGTGTTGATCGAAGCCGTCACCTACAGGCGCGGTGCCCATACCACATCGGATGATCCTACCAAGTATAGATCGGCTGAGGAAGAGAAAGAGTGGGAGCAGAAAGATCCGCTGCTGCGACTGCGGAAATATCTCGAATCGAAAAACCTTTGGGATGAGAAGAGTGAGCAGGATCATACGGAGGAATCAACTGCCGATATCGAGAGTCAGTTCAAGGAATACGAACAGTTCGAGGGCACTCCGTTGGAGGATATTTTCAAGTACCAATTAGAGGAGATGCCAGACAGCCTGAAGTCCCAGATGGTCGACATGCGCAACTTTATCAACAGGAAGGAGGGCTGA
- a CDS encoding alpha-ketoacid dehydrogenase subunit beta gives MAVMNIVQAVNSALDAKLADDENVLVFGEDAGYEGGVFRVTEGLQKKYGDKRVFDTPLAESVIIGAGIGMAANGLRPVCEMQFSGFMYPAFNQIISHVGRMRLRSRGTYSVPMVIRAPYGGGIRALEHHSESAEAIYGHIPGIKVVIPSTPYDAKGLLISAIEDNDPVIFLEPKKIYRAIKQEVPEELYRIKIGKAKVLQEGTQLTVVAYGAMIRTVQQALQHAKKEGLSIELIDLRTIYPLDKETVMDSVKKTGRLLVVHEAVRKFGVAAELIALANEEAFLHLEAPPARVTGFDTVVPLPKGEDFYFPTADRIYEAIRKTVDF, from the coding sequence ATGGCAGTAATGAATATTGTACAGGCAGTGAATTCAGCCCTTGATGCCAAGCTCGCGGACGATGAAAACGTACTTGTATTCGGCGAAGATGCCGGCTATGAGGGAGGCGTGTTCAGAGTCACGGAGGGTCTTCAGAAGAAATATGGCGACAAACGTGTTTTCGACACACCCCTCGCTGAATCAGTCATAATCGGAGCCGGAATCGGGATGGCTGCCAACGGCCTGCGACCCGTTTGCGAGATGCAGTTCTCCGGATTTATGTATCCGGCATTCAACCAAATTATTTCGCATGTTGGCCGAATGAGACTCCGTTCTCGCGGGACATATTCTGTCCCGATGGTGATCAGAGCGCCATATGGAGGCGGAATCAGGGCACTTGAGCATCACAGCGAAAGCGCGGAGGCCATTTACGGTCACATCCCGGGAATCAAAGTCGTGATCCCATCCACGCCATACGATGCGAAGGGTCTTCTTATCAGTGCAATCGAAGACAATGATCCGGTGATTTTCCTTGAACCGAAGAAGATATACAGGGCTATCAAACAGGAAGTCCCCGAAGAGCTATACCGCATCAAGATCGGCAAGGCCAAGGTTCTGCAGGAAGGTACACAACTGACTGTTGTCGCCTATGGCGCGATGATCAGGACGGTGCAACAGGCACTGCAGCACGCAAAGAAAGAGGGTTTGTCTATTGAGTTGATCGATCTCAGGACGATCTACCCTCTCGATAAGGAAACAGTCATGGATTCGGTGAAGAAGACCGGCCGACTGCTGGTGGTGCATGAGGCTGTGAGAAAATTCGGTGTTGCGGCAGAGCTCATTGCTCTTGCCAATGAGGAGGCGTTCCTTCATCTTGAAGCTCCGCCCGCGCGTGTCACCGGATTCGATACGGTCGTGCCGCTCCCGAAGGGCGAGGATTTCTATTTTCCGACTGCCGATCGGATTTACGAGGCCATCAGGAAAACGGTCGACTTCTAA
- a CDS encoding 2-oxo acid dehydrogenase subunit E2: protein MLYIFKFPDIGEGITEGKILEWFVKKGQQINEGDPVVKVETDKVVADIPSPRTGIVKNVFGKVGEMINVEDALVEIEIEGEEAEQVEKVPIEEAGFGVVGTIEDAKTDAFLPATGEGFEDVAVAEKTDVSRKVLATPVARKMAKDLGIDINSIIRTGPAKRVMKADIQRAFEAKQAGPKVGVAAASRIPEPLAERTEIEELTQIRKTIAARMVESRFTAPHTTTFEEVEISRLINVRNEKKDQLAEQGVKLTYMPFIIKAVALSLKRHPKLNCRLDMQKSRVIYNKYYNIGFALDTPDGLIVPVINDADKKSIIELANELNEKAARGRDRKLTLDELRDSTFSVTNYGSVAGIYGVPIINYPDVAILGIGRILRKPIVKDDVIVPGNVLPLSLSVDHRIVDGADAARFIRDLMVLLADPVAMLVM, encoded by the coding sequence ATGCTTTACATATTTAAATTTCCCGACATCGGCGAAGGCATTACCGAAGGCAAGATCCTCGAATGGTTTGTTAAGAAGGGGCAGCAGATCAACGAAGGCGATCCGGTCGTCAAAGTCGAGACCGACAAAGTCGTCGCAGATATCCCAAGCCCACGCACAGGCATTGTGAAGAATGTCTTCGGCAAAGTGGGCGAGATGATAAATGTCGAGGATGCGCTTGTGGAGATCGAAATCGAAGGGGAAGAAGCCGAACAAGTCGAAAAAGTTCCTATCGAGGAGGCTGGATTCGGAGTGGTTGGCACAATTGAAGATGCCAAGACAGACGCATTTCTACCCGCAACCGGCGAAGGATTTGAGGATGTTGCCGTAGCTGAAAAAACAGATGTCAGCCGAAAAGTCCTCGCCACACCGGTAGCGCGGAAGATGGCGAAAGACCTCGGAATCGATATCAACAGTATAATTAGGACCGGACCTGCGAAAAGAGTCATGAAGGCGGACATCCAGCGTGCGTTCGAAGCTAAGCAGGCTGGTCCGAAGGTTGGCGTCGCGGCTGCGAGCAGAATCCCCGAGCCGCTTGCCGAAAGAACCGAGATCGAGGAACTGACTCAGATCAGGAAAACAATCGCTGCGCGGATGGTCGAATCGAGATTCACCGCCCCGCACACGACGACATTCGAAGAGGTCGAAATTTCCAGGCTGATAAATGTTCGAAATGAGAAGAAGGATCAGCTTGCGGAACAGGGCGTCAAGCTGACATATATGCCTTTCATAATCAAGGCTGTCGCACTGTCGCTGAAGAGGCATCCGAAACTAAATTGCCGCCTCGACATGCAGAAAAGCCGTGTAATTTACAACAAGTACTACAACATCGGTTTCGCTCTTGATACGCCCGACGGCCTGATCGTACCGGTTATCAATGATGCCGACAAGAAGAGCATCATCGAGCTTGCGAATGAACTCAATGAGAAGGCTGCGCGTGGACGTGACCGCAAACTGACACTCGATGAGCTTAGAGACAGTACATTCTCTGTCACCAACTATGGATCAGTCGCCGGCATCTACGGCGTACCGATCATCAACTACCCGGATGTGGCGATTCTTGGAATCGGACGCATTCTTCGAAAACCGATAGTCAAGGACGATGTGATCGTCCCGGGAAATGTGCTTCCGCTCTCGCTGTCGGTGGACCACAGAATCGTGGATGGTGCGGACGCCGCACGGTTCATCAGGGATCTGATGGTGTTGCTCGCCGATCCCGTTGCAATGCTCGTGATGTAG
- the lpdA gene encoding dihydrolipoyl dehydrogenase, producing MNEFDVIIIGAGPAGYVSAIRAGQLGLSTAIVEKEKLGGMCLNWGCIPSKTLLESAKLFDKTLHAATFGIEGIDTKAVTFNWKKATGRKDRIVMRLVKGVEFLLKKNNVETITGVAKVTGSNKIAVDDAEFSAKNIIIATGSRPAKGRMSAIDQSKITEVDELFAASEIGEKFLVYGGNASACETAYMLRLLGKKVTMVAPDKALIGFLDGELSKFVLDKFSKSGIKTYLEREITKDGTDGVYAGDDFIECDQIINCSDRTAVIPELQNVDIAMENDFVKTNEFMQTNIPSIYAIGDITGQITAHAGSAQGTSAVNHIAGIKQPFDPLKIPMNIYLDPELASIGLTEEQLKEQGIEYRKGEFPLTVNGKAMAEGTAEGFVKVLAESKYGEILGVHIVAPSATDMIAEAATILQLEGTLEDVGRVVHAHPTVSEALLEATFKAMDKPLHM from the coding sequence ATGAACGAATTTGATGTCATAATAATAGGTGCCGGCCCAGCAGGCTATGTTTCTGCTATCAGAGCGGGGCAGCTTGGACTGTCCACCGCGATCGTAGAGAAGGAGAAACTTGGCGGAATGTGTCTTAACTGGGGGTGCATCCCCTCAAAGACACTGTTGGAGAGCGCCAAACTCTTCGACAAAACTCTCCATGCGGCGACATTTGGAATTGAAGGAATTGACACGAAGGCTGTGACGTTCAACTGGAAGAAGGCCACCGGCCGCAAAGACAGAATCGTGATGCGGCTTGTCAAAGGTGTCGAGTTTTTGCTCAAGAAGAACAATGTCGAAACGATCACTGGTGTTGCGAAGGTCACAGGCAGCAACAAAATAGCCGTCGACGACGCTGAGTTTTCCGCGAAGAACATCATTATTGCCACCGGATCGCGTCCTGCCAAAGGCAGAATGAGCGCGATAGATCAGTCGAAGATCACCGAAGTCGATGAACTCTTTGCTGCGTCGGAGATCGGCGAGAAATTTCTCGTTTACGGCGGCAATGCCAGCGCGTGTGAAACTGCGTATATGCTGCGTCTTCTCGGAAAGAAAGTCACTATGGTAGCTCCTGATAAGGCGCTGATCGGTTTCCTCGATGGCGAGCTGTCGAAGTTCGTTCTCGACAAGTTCAGCAAAAGCGGTATCAAGACATATCTGGAACGCGAGATCACAAAAGACGGAACTGACGGCGTATATGCAGGAGATGATTTCATCGAATGTGACCAGATTATCAACTGCTCGGATCGCACGGCTGTTATTCCGGAACTGCAGAATGTCGACATTGCGATGGAAAACGACTTCGTAAAAACCAACGAATTCATGCAGACTAATATCCCCTCGATCTATGCCATTGGCGATATCACCGGTCAGATCACTGCTCACGCAGGATCCGCGCAGGGGACCTCGGCAGTGAATCATATCGCAGGAATCAAGCAGCCATTTGATCCCCTCAAGATTCCGATGAACATCTACCTCGATCCGGAGCTTGCTTCGATTGGCTTGACCGAAGAGCAGTTGAAAGAGCAGGGCATAGAATACAGAAAAGGCGAGTTCCCACTCACTGTGAACGGTAAGGCGATGGCCGAGGGAACTGCTGAAGGATTTGTTAAAGTGCTCGCCGAGTCGAAGTATGGCGAAATTCTCGGAGTCCACATCGTGGCTCCTTCCGCAACGGATATGATAGCCGAGGCCGCGACAATCCTGCAGCTTGAAGGCACACTTGAGGACGTCGGCCGCGTCGTTCACGCTCATCCTACGGTCAGCGAGGCGCTGCTTGAAGCGACGTTCAAGGCAATGGACAAGCCGCTTCATATGTAG
- a CDS encoding chemotaxis protein CheW, protein MVLTRIPCASKGLKTLRNMVDICTEDNTGGAKIADIAEEDKMTLTKSTYCSGANIQVGEGATDIRKILCFKLAGEEFAINVLDVEETVHHKEIMQQSGMPNFAYGVIHVRGKTIPVIDLRNCFDLERRSGKESFQFVIVNIADQKVGLVVDSVTGVQRMSKDAIQPVSDVALPLGCKCISGILGEDDQYTLMIDLSCLLTSHQLTELGGCCRE, encoded by the coding sequence ATGGTTCTGACAAGAATTCCCTGCGCATCAAAAGGCCTCAAGACTCTGAGAAATATGGTCGATATTTGTACTGAGGACAACACTGGCGGGGCAAAGATCGCCGACATCGCGGAGGAAGACAAAATGACGCTCACGAAATCCACTTACTGTTCAGGGGCTAACATACAGGTAGGAGAGGGTGCAACAGACATTCGAAAGATTCTCTGCTTCAAACTCGCAGGAGAAGAATTCGCGATAAACGTCCTTGACGTAGAGGAAACTGTACACCACAAAGAGATCATGCAACAGTCGGGAATGCCCAATTTTGCGTACGGAGTGATACATGTCAGAGGAAAGACGATTCCGGTGATAGATCTGCGCAACTGCTTCGACTTGGAGCGGAGATCTGGGAAAGAGAGCTTTCAGTTTGTAATCGTCAATATTGCCGACCAGAAAGTTGGTCTCGTAGTCGATTCGGTTACAGGTGTGCAGAGGATGTCAAAAGACGCTATCCAGCCGGTGTCCGATGTCGCACTCCCGCTCGGATGCAAGTGCATTTCGGGAATATTGGGTGAGGATGATCAATACACGCTGATGATTGATTTGTCCTGCCTTCTCACATCTCATCAATTGACAGAATTAGGAGGCTGCTGTCGGGAATAA
- the hprK gene encoding HPr(Ser) kinase/phosphatase yields MPEITVEKLFNDCKEEFEMYLLTGQAGLKKKITTAAIHRPGLALAGFTKRFPHKRTLIIGETEIAFITSCSAEERKRLLREFFSFDLPVLVVTKGINPPQELIDTAIESNTAVLQTRLTTAEFVNQLSGHLDDIFAPRVTVHGTLVDVYGVGLLYTGKSGIGKSECALDLAERGHRVVADDMIRIVKKSPNLVVGTGSELLGHHMEVRGIGIIDIERLFGIRAIRMQKRIEVEVRLVLWNETMDSYERLGMEEKYTSLLGVEIPVITIPVSPGKNITVISEVIAMNHMQKTYGENTAVEFSRRLSEKIQRQLASKVYLQSDYE; encoded by the coding sequence ATGCCAGAAATCACTGTAGAAAAGCTATTCAATGACTGTAAGGAGGAATTCGAAATGTACCTCCTTACAGGTCAGGCAGGTCTGAAGAAAAAGATTACGACTGCGGCCATCCACAGGCCAGGCCTCGCCCTAGCGGGATTTACCAAACGATTCCCACACAAGCGGACTCTTATCATTGGTGAAACGGAAATCGCCTTCATTACGAGTTGCTCCGCTGAGGAACGCAAAAGACTCTTGCGAGAGTTCTTCTCATTTGATCTGCCGGTGTTGGTGGTTACCAAAGGAATTAATCCCCCGCAGGAGTTGATAGATACTGCTATAGAGAGCAATACCGCGGTGCTCCAGACAAGGCTGACTACTGCCGAATTCGTGAATCAGCTTTCCGGTCATCTCGATGACATATTCGCGCCAAGAGTTACCGTTCACGGGACATTAGTTGATGTATATGGTGTCGGTCTGCTCTATACCGGCAAAAGCGGCATAGGCAAGTCTGAATGCGCTCTCGATCTGGCAGAGCGAGGCCACCGCGTGGTCGCGGATGATATGATCAGGATTGTCAAGAAATCTCCCAATCTTGTAGTCGGCACCGGCTCAGAGCTACTCGGCCACCATATGGAAGTGCGCGGCATTGGGATTATCGACATAGAGCGACTTTTTGGAATCAGGGCCATTCGGATGCAGAAGCGTATCGAAGTCGAGGTGAGGCTTGTGCTCTGGAATGAGACTATGGATAGCTACGAGCGGCTCGGCATGGAAGAGAAGTACACTTCGCTTTTGGGCGTCGAAATCCCGGTAATTACAATTCCTGTGTCGCCGGGTAAGAATATTACAGTCATCTCGGAAGTCATCGCGATGAACCACATGCAGAAAACGTACGGCGAGAATACGGCAGTGGAATTTTCGAGGAGGCTTTCGGAGAAGATTCAGCGGCAGCTTGCGAGCAAAGTCTACCTGCAGAGCGATTATGAATAG
- the raiA gene encoding ribosome-associated translation inhibitor RaiA, with protein MKVSITARHFELTSELKTFVEEEIEKVKRYFDGIVSGNVVLEVEGYRQRSEITLKVSGATLTGTGESDDMYVSIEESADKLKTQLKKYKGKLKDRDQKKVSARKETPPPLTSDEDITLDY; from the coding sequence ATGAAGGTTTCGATTACCGCCAGACACTTCGAACTTACTTCGGAGCTTAAGACCTTTGTAGAAGAAGAGATTGAGAAGGTCAAACGCTATTTTGATGGCATTGTCTCGGGAAATGTTGTCCTTGAAGTAGAAGGATATCGCCAGCGCAGTGAAATCACTCTCAAGGTCTCCGGCGCCACACTGACCGGTACCGGAGAGTCGGATGATATGTATGTTTCCATCGAGGAGAGTGCGGACAAGCTGAAGACGCAACTGAAGAAATACAAAGGCAAGCTCAAAGACCGAGACCAGAAGAAAGTCTCTGCTCGCAAAGAGACGCCTCCTCCGCTGACATCTGACGAGGATATTACGCTAGACTACTGA
- the rpoN gene encoding RNA polymerase factor sigma-54 encodes MRLELQLKLKQTLAPQLIQSLKMLQMPVLKLEQMLRHELSTNPLLEELEPVEEVSEEIESPTLSEDDPKLDPKMDKIDWDYYLGDEADDYTFKRMREHTEDKQREMAAAGETLYEHLLEQLSFLKLSEEEVAIGEFIIGNIDDNGYLTCSIEEMAELLKTEPDRVATVLEKIKKLDPIGVGARDLKESLLIQLAEGGNEGSLAYRIISECFETLDRKSHLQIAKTLGSTPERVQEAMELIRTLSPKPTTGRFDAAAIPIVPDLIVDKVGDEFVVFHNDRNVPQLRVNSAYRALLKRGNNTATETRQYVREKLEQARWLLNAVNQRRSTMIRVMKAIVEEQEEFFESGPDFLKPLIMEDIAEKVSMNVATISRVSNDKYVQTPQGVFEIKFFFNTGLPLEGGEQLVKRSVKQMLGEIINSEDLTAPFSDEEIHKRLNAEGISIARRTVTKYREELKILPARFRKRVVKESS; translated from the coding sequence ATGAGACTTGAACTACAGCTCAAACTCAAGCAGACTCTCGCACCGCAGCTCATCCAATCGCTGAAGATGCTCCAGATGCCGGTGCTTAAGCTGGAGCAGATGCTCAGACATGAGCTCTCCACGAATCCGCTGCTGGAGGAGTTGGAACCGGTCGAAGAAGTGTCCGAGGAAATCGAAAGCCCGACACTGTCTGAAGATGATCCGAAACTCGATCCCAAGATGGATAAGATCGACTGGGACTACTATCTCGGCGACGAAGCTGATGACTATACTTTCAAGCGCATGCGGGAGCATACGGAGGACAAGCAGCGCGAGATGGCAGCAGCCGGCGAGACTCTATACGAACATCTTCTGGAGCAGTTGAGCTTCCTGAAGCTGTCCGAAGAGGAGGTGGCAATCGGCGAGTTCATAATCGGCAATATCGACGACAACGGATACCTGACATGCAGCATCGAGGAGATGGCGGAGCTCCTTAAGACCGAGCCCGATCGTGTTGCCACGGTACTCGAGAAGATCAAGAAACTTGATCCGATTGGTGTCGGAGCTCGTGATCTCAAGGAGTCGCTCCTGATTCAGTTGGCAGAGGGAGGCAACGAGGGTTCTCTTGCATATCGGATCATCAGCGAGTGCTTTGAAACACTGGACAGAAAGAGCCACCTTCAGATTGCGAAAACTCTCGGAAGTACCCCGGAGCGTGTGCAGGAGGCGATGGAACTGATACGTACCCTGTCGCCCAAGCCAACTACCGGCAGATTCGATGCCGCGGCGATACCGATTGTCCCGGATCTTATTGTCGATAAGGTCGGCGATGAGTTCGTGGTGTTCCATAATGACCGGAATGTTCCTCAGCTTCGCGTCAATTCTGCGTACAGAGCTCTGCTCAAGCGGGGAAACAACACGGCGACAGAAACGCGCCAGTATGTCAGGGAGAAACTCGAGCAGGCTCGCTGGCTGCTGAATGCTGTCAACCAGCGCCGTTCGACTATGATCAGGGTGATGAAGGCGATTGTCGAGGAGCAGGAAGAATTTTTCGAGAGTGGTCCCGATTTCCTTAAGCCGCTAATCATGGAGGATATTGCCGAGAAGGTCAGCATGAATGTAGCCACCATCTCGCGAGTCTCCAACGACAAGTATGTGCAAACCCCCCAGGGTGTGTTCGAGATTAAGTTCTTCTTTAACACCGGCTTACCACTCGAGGGAGGCGAACAACTCGTCAAGAGGAGTGTCAAGCAGATGCTCGGAGAGATAATCAACTCCGAGGACCTAACCGCTCCATTTTCCGATGAGGAAATCCACAAACGCCTGAATGCCGAAGGGATCAGCATTGCTCGCCGTACAGTGACAAAGTACCGGGAAGAACTTAAGATTCTTCCCGCACGGTTCAGGAAAAGAGTTGTCAAAGAAAGTAGTTGA
- the lptB gene encoding LPS export ABC transporter ATP-binding protein, giving the protein MGKLYSESLVKVFKRRRVVDQVSIEVNCGEIVGLLGPNGAGKTTTFYMIIGFVTPNKGTVQLDDSDITGLPMYKRSRRGIGYLAQEPSIFRKLTVEDNLKAIIQMQPLSRQERTERLESLLEQLDVARLRKSYAYTLSGGERRRVEIARALVTRPNFLLLDEPFAGIDPIAVEDIQSIIAGLRKENLGILITDHNVRETLSITDRAYIMCEGRILKTGTSQFLADDPEARKIYLGEKFRLN; this is encoded by the coding sequence ATGGGGAAGCTCTACTCAGAAAGCCTCGTGAAGGTCTTTAAGAGGCGCAGAGTGGTTGATCAGGTGTCGATTGAGGTCAATTGTGGCGAGATTGTCGGCTTGCTCGGACCGAATGGCGCTGGGAAGACGACCACATTTTATATGATCATCGGGTTTGTCACGCCGAACAAGGGTACGGTTCAGCTCGATGATTCAGATATTACCGGTTTGCCAATGTATAAGCGTTCGAGGCGCGGAATAGGCTACCTTGCGCAGGAGCCGTCGATTTTCAGGAAACTGACCGTGGAAGATAACCTTAAGGCTATTATACAGATGCAACCACTGAGCAGACAGGAAAGAACGGAACGACTCGAGTCGCTACTCGAGCAACTTGACGTGGCGAGGCTCCGAAAGAGCTATGCATACACACTCTCCGGTGGTGAGCGGCGCAGGGTCGAGATAGCTCGGGCCTTGGTTACGAGGCCAAATTTCCTGCTTCTTGATGAGCCTTTCGCAGGCATCGATCCCATTGCTGTCGAGGATATTCAGAGCATCATCGCCGGATTGCGCAAGGAGAATCTCGGCATTTTAATTACGGATCACAACGTCCGAGAGACACTTTCTATCACCGATCGTGCGTATATAATGTGTGAAGGCAGGATTTTGAAGACAGGAACATCACAATTCCTTGCAGATGACCCCGAGGCACGGAAAATATACCTTGGAGAGAAGTTCAGATTAAACTGA
- a CDS encoding bacteriophage holin: MRLNVKALALTSGILWGLSVFVVTWWVLVFEGATGDITWLGHIYRGYSISYVGSVIGLLWGLFDGLIGGAIFGWLYNFIAGRGTGRAAGA; this comes from the coding sequence ATGAGACTAAATGTCAAAGCCCTCGCACTGACCTCAGGGATACTGTGGGGATTGTCAGTCTTTGTGGTAACCTGGTGGGTCCTTGTGTTTGAGGGAGCAACCGGAGACATCACTTGGCTTGGACATATCTATCGTGGTTACAGCATCAGCTATGTAGGGAGCGTCATTGGTCTGTTGTGGGGGCTCTTTGACGGACTGATTGGCGGAGCCATCTTTGGCTGGCTGTATAACTTTATTGCCGGTCGCGGAACCGGCAGAGCAGCCGGCGCCTGA